From the Natrarchaeobaculum aegyptiacum genome, one window contains:
- a CDS encoding ABC transporter permease, whose amino-acid sequence MSEDAPTVATRQLRSMKTVVSVDCLRIRRSRALVFGGVLFAGLCMFGAWYPSVPGQQVHHNLNLAYDLSGDLNAEPTPLVVHFFARWLLLFLSVLAALVGSGAIAGQVQSGYSRTLQTLPCSRRTVVFGIACTRAVTAGIITAIGLSAGGATIWIRFDTIDLATYLHFSAVTIGYAMLLTVLAVGVSALVRTRLRALFLTLGPMVLAIYFGGDIVASRPFRSALLVQPYQILVSGAHERLIARPHIEPYLDELNGTDIVTLESSADVPLYLTDIGVVLTLVLVPVMVLTVGSWRYNRRDHTVN is encoded by the coding sequence ATGAGTGAGGACGCACCCACGGTAGCTACTCGTCAGCTTCGATCGATGAAGACAGTCGTTTCCGTCGACTGTTTGCGTATACGCCGATCGCGGGCGCTCGTCTTCGGTGGGGTGCTTTTTGCTGGCCTCTGTATGTTCGGTGCCTGGTATCCATCCGTTCCTGGGCAGCAGGTCCATCACAACTTGAATCTCGCCTACGATCTATCCGGTGATCTCAACGCCGAGCCGACGCCGTTGGTCGTTCATTTTTTTGCACGCTGGTTGCTCCTCTTTTTGAGCGTGCTGGCGGCGTTGGTAGGGAGCGGCGCAATTGCTGGACAGGTGCAGTCAGGATACAGCCGAACGCTCCAGACGTTGCCGTGTTCTCGTCGGACGGTCGTGTTTGGGATCGCGTGCACGAGGGCGGTGACCGCCGGTATAATCACTGCGATCGGACTTTCCGCTGGTGGAGCGACGATCTGGATTCGGTTCGATACTATCGATCTCGCCACGTATCTGCACTTCAGTGCTGTGACGATCGGATATGCGATGTTGTTGACCGTGCTGGCAGTTGGCGTCTCCGCGCTCGTCCGAACGCGTCTCCGAGCACTCTTTTTGACGCTGGGACCGATGGTGCTGGCGATCTATTTTGGTGGTGATATCGTGGCTTCACGACCGTTCCGTTCCGCGTTGCTCGTTCAGCCATATCAGATTCTCGTTTCCGGAGCACACGAGCGGTTGATTGCCAGACCCCACATCGAGCCATACCTCGACGAACTGAACGGCACGGACATCGTGACGCTTGAATCATCTGCTGACGTTCCGTTATACCTCACCGACATCGGTGTAGTCCTGACGCTAGTACTCGTTCCGGTGATGGTACTGACTGTCGGAAGTTGGCGATACAATCGCCGTGATCACACCGTCAATTGA
- a CDS encoding ABC transporter ATP-binding protein: MTLAIETEQLTKRFGSVTAINDLSLSVPSGTVYGYLGPNGAGKSTTIDILLDLVRPSEGTARVFGYDTQASPIAAREHIGVLLDGFKPYPAVTGREHVELAATARGVSTDPATVLARVGLEDAADQLAGEYSKGMTKRLGLAMALVGGPDLLILDEPSTGLDPHGIVMMREIIRTEVDRGATVFFSSHLLDQVEAVADRVAIINDGSLLVEDSVESLKSGLEDETTVKIRIEDPASEQLRELQTNTDSLETVNSVRIDGRTLIARCRSQAATATVVSAVEESQATIDTYEVEQPSLEDIFKTHTDGDE, translated from the coding sequence ATGACACTCGCTATCGAAACAGAGCAGTTGACAAAACGCTTCGGATCGGTTACCGCAATAAACGATCTCTCGCTTTCTGTCCCGAGCGGGACGGTTTACGGCTACCTCGGACCGAACGGGGCGGGCAAATCGACAACGATCGATATACTGCTGGATCTCGTCCGCCCGAGTGAGGGAACTGCGCGTGTGTTCGGCTACGACACACAGGCGTCTCCGATCGCCGCTCGAGAGCATATTGGTGTGTTGCTCGATGGGTTCAAGCCGTATCCAGCCGTTACTGGTCGCGAGCACGTCGAACTGGCAGCGACCGCGAGGGGGGTCTCGACCGATCCCGCCACCGTCCTCGCTCGCGTCGGACTCGAGGACGCAGCAGATCAACTCGCAGGCGAATACTCGAAAGGGATGACGAAACGACTTGGACTGGCGATGGCGCTTGTCGGTGGTCCCGACCTGTTGATTCTCGACGAGCCATCGACGGGGCTAGACCCACACGGTATCGTGATGATGCGTGAGATCATTCGTACCGAGGTCGACCGCGGCGCAACGGTCTTTTTTTCCTCGCATCTGCTCGATCAAGTCGAGGCCGTCGCCGATCGCGTCGCGATTATCAACGACGGGTCCTTGCTCGTCGAGGACAGTGTCGAATCGCTGAAATCCGGGCTCGAAGATGAAACAACGGTCAAGATCAGGATTGAGGATCCAGCGTCGGAGCAGCTTCGCGAGTTGCAAACAAATACAGACTCACTCGAGACGGTCAACAGCGTGCGGATCGACGGACGAACGCTGATCGCTCGCTGTCGATCCCAGGCGGCAACGGCGACAGTGGTGTCAGCTGTTGAAGAGTCACAGGCAACTATCGATACGTACGAAGTCGAACAACCGTCCCTCGAAGATATTTTCAAGACACACACCGACGGCGATGAGTGA